In Neovison vison isolate M4711 chromosome 14, ASM_NN_V1, whole genome shotgun sequence, the following proteins share a genomic window:
- the CLN3 gene encoding battenin isoform X2: MLSAAHDILSHQRASGNQSHVNPDPPLTPHNSTSRFDCNSVSTAAVLLADILPTLVIKLLTPLGLHLLPYSPRVLVSGICAAGSFLLVAFSHSVGTSLCGVVLASISSGLGEVTFLSLTAFYPRAVISWWSSGTGGAGLLGALSYLGLTQAGLSPQHTLLSMLGVPALLLASYFCLLTPSEPQDPGGEEEAETSARQPLIGSEAPESKPESKSNLSLPERWTVFKGLLPYIVPLVVVYFAEYFINQGLFELLFFRNTSLSHAQQYRWYQMLYQAGVFVSRSSLRCCRIRFTWVLALLQCLNLAFLLVDVWLSFLPSIYLVFLVVLYEGLLGGAAYVNTFHQIALETSDEHREFAMAAACISDTFGISLSGLLALPLHDFLCNLS; this comes from the exons ATGCTCAGCGCTGCGCATGACATCCTTAGCCACCAGAGGGCATCTGGGAACCAGAGCCAT GTGAACCCGgacccacccctcaccccccacaaTAGCACCTCTCGATTTGACTGCAACTCCGTCTCCACGGCT GCAGTGCTCCTGGCAGATATCCTCCCCACCCTCGTCATCAAATTGCTGACTCCCCTGGGTCTGCACCTGCTGCCCTACAG CCCCCGGGTGCTCGTCAGTGGGATTTGTGCCGCCGGAAGCTTCCTCCTGGTTGCCTTTTCTCATTCAGTGGGGACCAGCCTGTGCG gtgtGGTCTTGGCCAGTATCTCATCCGGTCTGGGGGAGGTCACCTTCCTCTCGCTCACCGCCTTCTACCCCAG GGCTGTGATCTCCTGGTGGTCCTCAGGCACTGGGGGAGCCGGGCTGCTGGGAGCGCTGTCCTATCTGGGCCTCACCCAGGCCGGCCTCTCCCCACAGCACACCCTGCTGTCCATGCTGGGTGTCCCTGCTTTGCTGCTGGCCAG CTATTTCTGTTTGCTCACACCTTctgagccccaggaccctggaggggaagaggaggcagagacGTCCGCACGGCAGCCTCTGATAGGCAGCGAGGCTCCGGAGTCAAAGCCAG AATCCAAGTCAAACCTCTCCCTTCCGGAAAGGTGGACGGTGTTCAAG GGCCTGCTGCCGTACATCGTCCCCCTGGTGGTGGTTTACTTCGCGGAGTATTTCATCAATCAGGGGCTG TTTGAGCTCCTGTTCTTCCGGAACACGTCGCTGAGTCACGCTCAGCAGTATCGCTG GTACCAGATGCTCTACCAGGCCGGCGTCTTTGTTTCCCGCTCTTCTCTCCGCTGCTGTCGCATCCGCTTCACGTGGGTCCTGGCCCTGCTGCAG TGTCTCAACCTGGCCTTCCTGCTGGTGGACGTGTGGTTGAGCTTCCTGCCCAGCATCTACCTTGTCTTCCTGGTCGTTCTGTATGAGGGGCTTCTCGGAGGTGCTGCCTACGTGAACACCTTCCACCAGATTGCCCTGGAG ACGAGTGACGAGCACCGGGAATTTGCCATGGCGGCTGCCTGTATCTCTGACACTTTTGGAATCTCCCTGTCGGGgctcctggccctgcccctgcacGACTTCCTTTGTAACCTGTCTTGA
- the CLN3 gene encoding battenin isoform X1 → MGGCAGSRRRLLDCEGEETAPEPRSPLLDRQGALWRNVMGFWLLGLCNNFSYVVMLSAAHDILSHQRASGNQSHVNPDPPLTPHNSTSRFDCNSVSTAAVLLADILPTLVIKLLTPLGLHLLPYSPRVLVSGICAAGSFLLVAFSHSVGTSLCGVVLASISSGLGEVTFLSLTAFYPRAVISWWSSGTGGAGLLGALSYLGLTQAGLSPQHTLLSMLGVPALLLASYFCLLTPSEPQDPGGEEEAETSARQPLIGSEAPESKPESKSNLSLPERWTVFKGLLPYIVPLVVVYFAEYFINQGLFELLFFRNTSLSHAQQYRWYQMLYQAGVFVSRSSLRCCRIRFTWVLALLQCLNLAFLLVDVWLSFLPSIYLVFLVVLYEGLLGGAAYVNTFHQIALETSDEHREFAMAAACISDTFGISLSGLLALPLHDFLCNLS, encoded by the exons ATGGGAGGCTGTGCGGGCTCGCGGCGGCGCCTCTTGGATTGCGAGG GGGAGGAGACCGCCCCGGAACCTCGGTCCCCTCTGTTGGACCGTCAGGGCGCCCTTTGGAGGAACGTGATGGGCTTCTG GCTCCTGGGCCTTTGTAACAACTTCTCCTACGTGGTGATGCTCAGCGCTGCGCATGACATCCTTAGCCACCAGAGGGCATCTGGGAACCAGAGCCAT GTGAACCCGgacccacccctcaccccccacaaTAGCACCTCTCGATTTGACTGCAACTCCGTCTCCACGGCT GCAGTGCTCCTGGCAGATATCCTCCCCACCCTCGTCATCAAATTGCTGACTCCCCTGGGTCTGCACCTGCTGCCCTACAG CCCCCGGGTGCTCGTCAGTGGGATTTGTGCCGCCGGAAGCTTCCTCCTGGTTGCCTTTTCTCATTCAGTGGGGACCAGCCTGTGCG gtgtGGTCTTGGCCAGTATCTCATCCGGTCTGGGGGAGGTCACCTTCCTCTCGCTCACCGCCTTCTACCCCAG GGCTGTGATCTCCTGGTGGTCCTCAGGCACTGGGGGAGCCGGGCTGCTGGGAGCGCTGTCCTATCTGGGCCTCACCCAGGCCGGCCTCTCCCCACAGCACACCCTGCTGTCCATGCTGGGTGTCCCTGCTTTGCTGCTGGCCAG CTATTTCTGTTTGCTCACACCTTctgagccccaggaccctggaggggaagaggaggcagagacGTCCGCACGGCAGCCTCTGATAGGCAGCGAGGCTCCGGAGTCAAAGCCAG AATCCAAGTCAAACCTCTCCCTTCCGGAAAGGTGGACGGTGTTCAAG GGCCTGCTGCCGTACATCGTCCCCCTGGTGGTGGTTTACTTCGCGGAGTATTTCATCAATCAGGGGCTG TTTGAGCTCCTGTTCTTCCGGAACACGTCGCTGAGTCACGCTCAGCAGTATCGCTG GTACCAGATGCTCTACCAGGCCGGCGTCTTTGTTTCCCGCTCTTCTCTCCGCTGCTGTCGCATCCGCTTCACGTGGGTCCTGGCCCTGCTGCAG TGTCTCAACCTGGCCTTCCTGCTGGTGGACGTGTGGTTGAGCTTCCTGCCCAGCATCTACCTTGTCTTCCTGGTCGTTCTGTATGAGGGGCTTCTCGGAGGTGCTGCCTACGTGAACACCTTCCACCAGATTGCCCTGGAG ACGAGTGACGAGCACCGGGAATTTGCCATGGCGGCTGCCTGTATCTCTGACACTTTTGGAATCTCCCTGTCGGGgctcctggccctgcccctgcacGACTTCCTTTGTAACCTGTCTTGA